Proteins from one Mycolicibacter virginiensis genomic window:
- a CDS encoding protein kinase domain-containing protein, translating into MTGAWGGDALEGALLDGRYRVGTRIATGGTSAVYRGLDERLDRPVAVKVMDLRYAGDQQFLTRFQLEARAVARLKDPGLVAVYDQGFGTPHDPGQPFLVMELVEGGTLRELLNERGPMPPHAVAAVLRPVLGALGIAHRAGLVHRDVKPENILISDDGDVKVVDFGLVRAIAAAGITSTNVILGTAAYLSPEQVRDGNAGPASDVYGVGVLTYELLTGDTPFSGDSSLTVAYQRLDHDVPPPSSAIDGVPAEFDDLVARATAREPAERYADGLEMAHAVDAITERLALPAFRVPAPRNSAQHNAAAPARRAPQHPAPPHQQTPQHQTLHMTRGPADWVEDTDTQYELVTGQFGGVELSRFVLERQHARRMVVIWLAVLFATTTLVAALAWTLGNNVGALL; encoded by the coding sequence GTGACTGGAGCGTGGGGCGGCGACGCATTGGAGGGCGCGCTGCTCGACGGCCGGTACCGGGTGGGCACCCGGATCGCCACCGGCGGCACCTCCGCGGTGTACCGCGGCCTGGACGAGCGCCTGGACCGCCCGGTCGCGGTCAAGGTGATGGATCTTCGCTACGCCGGTGACCAGCAGTTCCTGACCCGATTCCAGCTCGAGGCCCGCGCGGTCGCCCGGCTCAAAGACCCGGGTCTGGTGGCGGTGTACGACCAGGGTTTCGGCACCCCGCACGACCCCGGGCAGCCGTTTCTGGTGATGGAACTCGTCGAGGGCGGGACGCTGCGCGAGCTGCTCAACGAACGCGGCCCGATGCCGCCACATGCGGTCGCCGCGGTGCTGCGGCCGGTGCTGGGAGCCCTGGGGATCGCGCATCGGGCCGGGCTGGTGCACCGCGACGTCAAACCGGAGAACATCCTGATCTCCGACGACGGCGACGTGAAGGTGGTCGACTTCGGGCTGGTGCGCGCCATCGCGGCGGCGGGAATCACCTCCACCAACGTGATTCTGGGCACCGCCGCCTATCTGTCGCCCGAACAGGTCCGGGACGGCAACGCCGGCCCCGCCAGCGACGTGTACGGGGTCGGGGTGCTCACCTACGAGCTGTTGACCGGAGACACGCCGTTCTCCGGTGATTCGTCGTTGACGGTGGCCTACCAGCGGCTGGACCACGATGTCCCGCCACCGAGTTCGGCTATCGACGGAGTCCCAGCCGAATTCGACGACCTGGTGGCCCGGGCGACCGCCCGCGAACCGGCGGAGCGCTACGCCGACGGGCTCGAGATGGCGCACGCGGTTGATGCGATCACCGAGCGGCTGGCGCTGCCGGCGTTCCGGGTGCCGGCCCCCCGAAACTCCGCCCAGCACAACGCCGCCGCCCCGGCCCGCCGCGCCCCGCAACACCCGGCGCCGCCGCATCAGCAGACACCGCAACATCAGACACTGCACATGACCCGCGGCCCGGCGGACTGGGTGGAGGACACCGATACCCAATATGAGTTGGTGACAGGGCAATTCGGCGGTGTCGAATTGAGCCGCTTCGTGTTGGAGCGCCAGCACGCGCGCCGGATGGTAGTCATCTGGCTCGCCGTGCTGTTCGCAACCACCACGTTGGTCGCCGCGTTGGCGTGGACGCTGGGCAACAACGTCGGCGCGTTGCTGTAA
- a CDS encoding Rv2175c family DNA-binding protein: MSSIPASEDVLEPDEPTFDLPTVAEMLGVPVTKVHQFLRDNHLVAVRRAGVLMVPQVFFTAEGDVVKSLPGLLAVLHDGGYQQTDIVRWLFTPDSSLSLTHDGTRESIDNARPIDALHAHQAREVMRRAQAMAY; the protein is encoded by the coding sequence GTGAGCAGCATTCCGGCCTCCGAAGACGTACTTGAGCCCGACGAACCGACCTTTGACCTGCCGACGGTCGCCGAAATGCTCGGGGTACCAGTCACCAAAGTGCACCAGTTCCTGCGTGACAACCACTTGGTTGCGGTGCGGCGAGCCGGCGTACTGATGGTCCCGCAGGTGTTTTTCACCGCCGAGGGGGACGTCGTCAAGAGCCTGCCCGGGCTCCTGGCCGTGCTGCACGACGGTGGCTACCAACAGACCGACATCGTGCGGTGGCTGTTCACCCCGGATTCGTCGCTGTCGTTGACCCACGACGGCACGCGGGAGTCGATCGACAACGCTCGCCCGATCGATGCGCTGCACGCGCACCAGGCCCGTGAGGTGATGCGCCGGGCTCAGGCCATGGCGTACTGA
- a CDS encoding glycosyltransferase 87 family protein, translated as MTTSRPPDPGRRHGGISGWAVWWIFTLLAIAALGYTTWRALGSTPYHIDVDVYRMAAQAWREGRPLYGEDWFHTQIDGTVLPFTYPPIAAVMFAPLTWVSLGTATAALTVLSTLLLVVSITIVLSGLGVRFDRRPDCGPAWWHRGVVAVAIVAASIWLDAEPIWANFDFGQVNAVLMTLVIADCVPRRTYWPRGALLGVAVALKLTPAVFLLYFLLRRDRRAAITTVVSFLAATLVGFVTAWSDSWQYWTHTVSDTDRIGGASLNTNQNLAGALARLPLDDQVRSVLWLAGCLLVLAVMWWAARRVLAAGEPILALVCVALFGLVVSPVSWSHHWVWMLPAVVVTAVVAYRHRAVVLGVLSVAGVALMMRSPIELLPEHHEAGAAWWRQLAGTSYVWWALAVIIAAGATLRPGPRTSPDQPAAVSGNRATG; from the coding sequence ATGACTACATCGCGGCCGCCCGACCCGGGCCGTCGGCACGGGGGCATCAGCGGTTGGGCCGTTTGGTGGATCTTCACGTTGCTGGCGATTGCAGCACTGGGCTACACGACATGGCGGGCGCTGGGCAGCACGCCGTACCACATCGACGTCGACGTCTACCGGATGGCGGCCCAGGCCTGGCGTGAGGGCCGCCCGCTCTACGGCGAGGACTGGTTCCACACCCAGATCGACGGGACTGTTCTGCCGTTCACCTATCCGCCGATCGCCGCGGTGATGTTCGCTCCCCTCACTTGGGTGTCGCTGGGCACCGCGACCGCCGCGCTGACCGTCCTCTCGACGCTGCTGCTGGTGGTGTCGATCACCATCGTGCTCAGCGGTCTGGGGGTCCGATTCGACCGGCGCCCCGACTGCGGGCCGGCCTGGTGGCACCGCGGCGTGGTGGCCGTGGCGATCGTGGCGGCGTCAATTTGGCTGGATGCCGAACCGATCTGGGCCAACTTCGACTTCGGCCAGGTCAATGCGGTCCTGATGACGCTGGTGATCGCCGACTGTGTGCCGCGGCGCACCTACTGGCCGCGTGGCGCGCTGCTGGGTGTCGCGGTGGCACTCAAGCTGACCCCGGCGGTCTTCTTGCTCTACTTCCTGTTACGCCGCGACCGGCGCGCCGCGATCACCACCGTGGTGTCGTTCCTGGCCGCGACACTGGTGGGCTTCGTGACGGCCTGGAGCGACTCCTGGCAGTACTGGACACACACCGTCAGCGACACCGATCGCATCGGCGGTGCGAGCCTGAACACCAACCAGAACCTGGCCGGCGCCCTGGCCCGGCTGCCGCTGGACGACCAGGTGCGCTCGGTGCTGTGGCTGGCGGGGTGCCTGTTGGTGCTCGCGGTGATGTGGTGGGCGGCCCGCCGGGTGCTCGCTGCCGGTGAGCCGATCTTGGCGTTGGTCTGCGTGGCACTGTTCGGGTTGGTGGTGTCGCCGGTGTCGTGGTCACACCACTGGGTGTGGATGCTGCCCGCCGTGGTGGTCACGGCGGTGGTGGCCTACCGGCATCGTGCAGTCGTGCTCGGCGTGCTCAGCGTGGCCGGGGTGGCGCTGATGATGCGCAGCCCGATCGAGTTGCTGCCGGAACACCACGAGGCCGGCGCGGCCTGGTGGCGCCAGCTGGCCGGTACGTCCTACGTGTGGTGGGCGCTGGCGGTGATCATCGCGGCCGGCGCCACGCTGCGACCCGGCCCCCGGACGAGTCCGGATCAGCCCGCCGCAGTCTCCGGAAACCGGGCGACCGGCTGA
- a CDS encoding polyadenylate-specific 3'-exoribonuclease AS: MRYFYDTEFIEDGRTIELISIGVVAEDGREYYAVSTEFDPDRAGAWVRTHVLPKLPSPASQTWRSRSRIRADLEEFFGVERGEPIELWAWVGAYDHVVLCQLWGTMPDLPAPIPRFTHELRQLWEDRDRPRLPPRSAGSHDALVDARDQLRRFQVITRTELA; this comes from the coding sequence ATGAGGTACTTCTACGACACCGAATTCATCGAGGACGGCCGCACCATCGAGCTGATCTCGATCGGCGTGGTCGCCGAGGACGGGCGCGAATACTATGCGGTCTCCACCGAATTCGACCCCGACCGAGCCGGGGCGTGGGTGCGCACCCATGTCCTGCCGAAGCTGCCGTCGCCGGCTTCTCAGACGTGGCGCTCGCGCAGCCGGATCCGCGCGGACCTGGAGGAGTTCTTCGGCGTTGAGCGCGGTGAACCGATCGAGTTGTGGGCCTGGGTGGGCGCCTACGACCACGTGGTGCTCTGCCAGTTGTGGGGCACCATGCCCGATCTGCCGGCGCCGATCCCGCGCTTCACCCACGAGCTTCGGCAGTTGTGGGAAGACCGGGACCGGCCGCGCCTGCCCCCGCGGTCGGCGGGCAGTCACGATGCGCTGGTGGACGCCCGCGACCAGCTGCGCCGTTTCCAAGTGATCACCCGGACTGAACTGGCCTGA
- a CDS encoding class II 3-deoxy-7-phosphoheptulonate synthase — protein MNWTVDVPIDQLPALPPLPADLRERLDAALARPAVQQPSWPADQAKAMRTVLESVPPITVASEIERLKVQLAQVARGEAFLLQGGDCAETFTDNTEPHIKGNIRTLLQMAVVLTYGASMPVVKMARIAGQYAKPRSADIDSLGLKSYRGDMVNGLAPDAESREHDPSRLVRAYANASAAMNLVRALTSSGLASLELVHDWNREFVRTSPAGARYEALAGEIDRGLKFMSACGVADRELQTAEIYASHEALVLDYERAMLRMADVSGTPQLYDLSAHYVWIGERTRQLDHAHIALAEVIANPIGVKLGPTTTPDQAVEYVERLDPHNVPGRLTLISRMGNSKVRDLLPGIIEKVQATGHQVIWQCDPMHGNTHEASTGHKTRHFDRIVDEVQGFFEVHHALGTHPGGIHLEFTGEDVTECLGGAQDISDADLGGRYETACDPRLNTQQSLELSFLVAEMLRG, from the coding sequence GTGAACTGGACCGTTGACGTACCCATCGACCAGCTGCCGGCGCTGCCGCCGCTGCCCGCGGATCTGCGCGAGCGCCTCGACGCCGCGCTGGCCCGGCCGGCCGTCCAGCAGCCGAGCTGGCCCGCTGACCAGGCCAAGGCCATGCGCACCGTGTTGGAGAGCGTCCCGCCGATCACGGTGGCGTCCGAGATCGAGCGTCTCAAGGTGCAGCTGGCCCAGGTGGCCCGCGGCGAGGCTTTCCTGCTGCAGGGCGGCGACTGCGCCGAGACCTTCACCGACAACACCGAGCCGCACATCAAGGGCAACATCCGCACTCTGCTGCAGATGGCCGTGGTGCTGACCTACGGGGCCAGCATGCCCGTGGTCAAGATGGCCCGCATCGCCGGTCAGTACGCCAAGCCGCGGTCGGCCGACATCGACTCGCTGGGGCTGAAGTCCTACCGCGGCGACATGGTCAACGGCCTGGCCCCGGATGCCGAATCGCGCGAACACGACCCGTCGCGTTTGGTACGGGCCTACGCCAACGCCAGTGCGGCGATGAACCTGGTCCGGGCGCTGACGTCGTCGGGCCTGGCATCGCTGGAGCTGGTGCACGACTGGAACCGGGAATTCGTCCGTACCTCGCCGGCGGGTGCCCGCTACGAGGCGCTGGCCGGTGAGATCGACCGTGGCCTGAAGTTCATGAGCGCGTGCGGGGTCGCGGACCGGGAACTCCAGACCGCCGAGATCTACGCCAGCCACGAGGCGCTGGTGCTCGACTACGAGCGGGCCATGCTGCGGATGGCCGACGTCTCGGGTACACCGCAGCTCTACGACCTGTCGGCACACTACGTGTGGATCGGGGAGCGGACCCGCCAGCTCGATCACGCACACATCGCGCTCGCCGAGGTGATCGCCAACCCGATCGGGGTCAAGCTCGGTCCCACCACCACACCGGACCAGGCAGTCGAGTACGTGGAACGTCTTGACCCGCACAACGTTCCGGGGCGTCTGACGCTGATCAGCCGGATGGGTAACAGCAAGGTGCGTGACCTGCTCCCGGGCATCATCGAGAAGGTGCAGGCCACCGGCCACCAGGTGATCTGGCAGTGCGACCCGATGCACGGCAACACCCATGAGGCCTCCACCGGTCACAAGACCCGGCACTTCGATCGAATCGTCGACGAGGTCCAGGGCTTCTTCGAGGTGCATCACGCGCTTGGCACCCACCCCGGCGGCATCCACCTGGAATTCACCGGGGAAGACGTCACCGAGTGTCTCGGTGGCGCCCAGGACATTTCGGATGCGGACCTGGGCGGCCGCTACGAGACGGCGTGCGACCCGCGGCTCAACACCCAGCAGTCGCTGGAGCTGTCCTTCCTGGTCGCGGAGATGCTGCGCGGCTAG
- a CDS encoding alpha-(1->6)-mannopyranosyltransferase A: MSNPTTPPVPRASSDAVSGLSRLRQFAAGEQAGAAWLGCLGALLITLGGLGAGSTRIQDPVLDSLHLSWLRFGHGLVLSSVLLWAGVAVMLVAWLGLGRRVIEGTVSTYTLITTTGFWLAPLLLSVPVFSRDTYSYLAQGALLRDGFDPYVVGPVDNPNPLLEDVSPIWAATTAPYGPAFILVAKLVTMLVGNNVVAGTMVLRLCMLPGLALLIWAAPRVAARVGGSAPAALYLAVLNPLVIIHLMGGVHNEMLMVGLVIAGIALTLERRHLAGITLVALAAAVKATAAIALPFLVWIWMRRLREPRGERRGLARLDEGEPKLEPRNERRGYPTVIAFAIAAAVSTAIIVAVFAVLSALAGVSLGWLTALLAGNVKIINWLTVPTAAANLIHAVGGLFAPVNFYAVLHITRISGVAVIGLLLPVLWWRARRDDRAAVAGIAWAMLVVVLFVPAALPWYYTWPLAVAATVVRSPTAIAAIAAASTWIMVIFKPDGSHGMYTWLHVIGATGCAVYAWYRLSRAQQAPALDAA; this comes from the coding sequence ATGTCGAACCCCACCACCCCACCGGTCCCCCGCGCGTCCAGCGACGCCGTCAGCGGCCTGTCCCGACTGCGGCAGTTCGCCGCCGGCGAGCAAGCGGGAGCGGCATGGCTCGGCTGCCTGGGCGCGCTGCTGATCACCCTGGGCGGCTTGGGCGCCGGCAGCACCCGCATCCAGGACCCGGTGCTCGATTCCCTGCACCTGTCATGGCTGCGCTTCGGTCACGGCCTGGTGCTGTCGTCGGTGCTGCTGTGGGCTGGGGTCGCGGTGATGCTGGTGGCCTGGCTCGGCTTGGGCCGGCGGGTGATCGAGGGCACCGTGAGCACCTACACGCTGATCACCACCACCGGTTTCTGGCTGGCGCCGCTGCTGCTGTCGGTCCCGGTGTTCAGCCGCGACACCTACTCCTACCTGGCCCAGGGCGCCCTGCTGCGGGATGGATTCGATCCGTACGTGGTCGGGCCGGTGGACAACCCCAATCCCCTGCTCGAGGATGTCAGCCCGATCTGGGCAGCGACGACGGCACCGTACGGCCCGGCGTTCATTCTGGTCGCCAAGCTCGTCACGATGCTGGTGGGCAACAACGTGGTGGCCGGCACGATGGTGCTGCGCTTGTGCATGCTGCCCGGTCTGGCACTGCTGATCTGGGCCGCACCCCGGGTCGCGGCCCGTGTCGGTGGCAGCGCGCCCGCGGCGCTGTATTTGGCCGTGCTCAACCCGCTGGTGATCATCCACCTGATGGGCGGGGTGCACAACGAGATGCTGATGGTCGGCCTGGTGATCGCCGGGATCGCGCTGACCCTGGAGCGCCGCCACCTGGCGGGGATAACGCTGGTAGCGCTGGCAGCGGCGGTAAAGGCCACCGCCGCAATCGCATTGCCGTTCCTGGTGTGGATCTGGATGCGCCGCCTGCGGGAACCGCGCGGTGAACGCCGCGGTTTAGCGAGGCTCGACGAAGGAGAGCCGAAGCTGGAACCGCGAAATGAACGCCGCGGCTATCCGACGGTGATCGCATTCGCCATCGCGGCAGCGGTGTCCACGGCGATCATCGTCGCGGTGTTCGCCGTGCTCTCGGCCCTGGCCGGAGTGAGCCTGGGCTGGTTGACCGCACTGCTGGCCGGCAACGTCAAGATCATCAACTGGCTCACCGTGCCGACCGCGGCCGCCAACCTGATCCACGCCGTCGGCGGGTTGTTCGCCCCGGTCAACTTCTATGCCGTGCTGCACATCACCCGGATCAGCGGGGTCGCGGTGATCGGACTGCTGCTGCCGGTGCTGTGGTGGCGGGCGCGGCGCGACGATCGCGCTGCGGTCGCCGGGATCGCCTGGGCGATGCTGGTGGTGGTGCTGTTCGTACCGGCCGCCTTGCCCTGGTACTACACCTGGCCACTGGCGGTGGCGGCCACCGTGGTCCGTTCACCGACCGCGATCGCCGCGATCGCCGCGGCGTCGACCTGGATCATGGTGATCTTCAAACCCGACGGCTCGCACGGCATGTACACCTGGCTGCATGTGATCGGCGCGACGGGATGCGCCGTGTACGCCTGGTACCGGCTGTCGCGGGCACAACAAGCGCCTGCCCTCGACGCCGCTTGA